In Oryza brachyantha chromosome 2, ObraRS2, whole genome shotgun sequence, a single window of DNA contains:
- the LOC107303496 gene encoding putative homeobox-leucine zipper protein HOX26 has product MSSSSLTTTSSMEAESVEGFDTRLSLGIGCFVGAGGKPSPPPPPRPVALFGELLLAPPPPAAAAMMEPSGRSSTTMAAGKRDQRGPATKLLQRSSKKARTVPHGDDGDRRSPGGGGEDDGGAMRKKLRLTREQATLLEDSFRAHTILSHAQKQELAGRAGLSARQVEVWFQNRRARTKLKQTEADCDLLRRWCQRLADENARLRHELAELRRSASSSSPPVSGLAAATAVVCPSCAHDDKRRLAFAATAAAAAAGGDVAN; this is encoded by the exons ATGTCGAGCTCGAGtttgacgacgacgagcagcaTGGAGGCGGAGTCCGTCGAGGGCTTCGACACGCGCCTGTCCCTCGGGATCGGCTGCTTCGTCGGCGCCGGGGGAAAGCcaagcccgccgccgccgccgaggccggtGGCGCTGTTCGGCGAGCTGCtcctggcgccgccgccgcctgcggcggcggcgatgatggagCCATCGGGGCGTTCTTCCACGACGATGGCTGCCGGGAAGAGAGATCAGAGGGGGCCAGCTACGAAGCTGCTCCAGCGCAGCAGCAAGAAGGCCAGGACGGTGCcgcatggcgacgacggcgaccgccggagccccggcggcggcggcgaagacgacggcggcgcgatgaGGAAGAAGCTCCGGCTCACCCGGGAGCAGGCCACGCTTCTCGAGGACAGCTTCCGCGCGCACACCATCCTGTCACAC GCGCAGAAGCAGGAGCTGGCGGGGAGGGCGGGGCTGAGCGCGAGGCAGGTGGAGGTGTGGTTCCAGAACAGGAGGGCGAGGACGAAGCTGAAGCAGACGGAGGCCGACTGCGACCTGCTCCGCCGCTGGTGCCAGCGCCTCGCCGACGAGAAcgcgcgcctccgccacgAGCTCGCCGAGCTGCgccgctccgcctcctcctcgtcgccgccggtgtccggcctcgccgccgccacggccgtcGTCTGCCCTTCCTGCGCCCACGACGACAAGCGGCGgctcgccttcgccgccaccgccgccgccgccgccgccggcggcgacgtggctAACTGA